Sequence from the Cuniculiplasma divulgatum genome:
TCTTATGAACACTCTTGCCTCAAAGATCCTTGACAAGCTCAGGGAGAATCTCAGGGAAGAGCTTGACAGAATTACTGCGCTCATACCGGTTGGCGGAGGTTCAACACTCATAGGCCACAGGCTAGAGGCACTTGCGCCTGGCACCCTCATAAAAATACCAGCCGAGGATATCCAGTTTGCAAATGCTCTGGGATACAGGGATGCAGCCAGCAGATCAGCGCAGTGATTTTTTTGCTGCACAATTTCCCTGACAAATTATTTATTGTGGCTGGAGATGGGCACCATCCTTCTTCTATGAAAGGATGAGAACATGGCAGCCAGGAAAAAAAATGACAATGAAACTGAGGAGGAAGCGGACCTCAGTGAAACAATTATTAAGCTTGAAAAGGAAGATATCTCCGCCATAAACCTTCTGAGGCAGCAGGGCGAATCCGCGTTGCAGGTTATACGCAGGGCATTGCAGGATTCACTTGAGTATGGAGTCATGAAAGATATGCTCTCATCAATTGACGGGAGGATTACGGAACTATCCAACAAATACAAGACAAGCCAGTCCACAATTATTAATTTCAAATATGATGTGGACGACGGGCTCAGAGTACCAGAAGAGCTCAGGAAGGGGGAGGACAGGAATCAGAAGGTCACCAACCTGAAGCAGGCTCTGGAAAAAAAATGGTCCGAACTTGAGGAGAAAAAGGAGAAGAATAAACAATAACGCACACATCAATTTAAATAGTGTAGAAGCATAATTTATCATGCCACTTTCCATAGGCGAGGATGCGCCAGATTTTGAAGCAATAGATGATGAAGGCAACCGTATCAGGTTTTCGGACTATTCAAAAGGGAAAGTTGTTCTCTACTTCTATCCCAAAGATGAAACTCCAGGTTGCACAGCTGAAGCATGTGCCTTCAGAGATGAATGGGACGAGTTCCGCAAGCTCGACTGCACAATCATAGGTGTCAGCTCAGATTCTGTGGAATCTCACAAAAAGTTCAAGGAACACAGACAACTGCCCTTCAAGCTTGTATCTGATCCGGACCAGAAGATCCGGTCAATGTACGGGGCCAAGGGTTTTATTATACCGCCAAGAATCTCATTTGTGATTGTTAATGGAAAGATAATACACACCTACAACTCCCAGATGAATGCCACGAATCATGTCAGGGAGGCCAGGCTCGTTCTTGAAAAAAATTGATGGATTAATCCATCTTATAAAATGAG
This genomic interval carries:
- a CDS encoding peroxiredoxin gives rise to the protein MPLSIGEDAPDFEAIDDEGNRIRFSDYSKGKVVLYFYPKDETPGCTAEACAFRDEWDEFRKLDCTIIGVSSDSVESHKKFKEHRQLPFKLVSDPDQKIRSMYGAKGFIIPPRISFVIVNGKIIHTYNSQMNATNHVREARLVLEKN